In the genome of Cryptomeria japonica chromosome 8, Sugi_1.0, whole genome shotgun sequence, one region contains:
- the LOC131077698 gene encoding subtilisin-like protease SBT1.6 — protein MELGSVSVVISALCMVSFVAGSLEPANLFIIHMDNTEMPEVFRSPADWYKSIISTVKGDEDDMPIYIYDSVMHGFSAMLTQSQLDVLEEMPGHLASFPSKEGIMLTTRSPEFLGLRPDKGLLPEALFGQDVIVGILDSGIWPETASFYDTNVGPVPRRWRGGCENTADFPSSLCNRKLIGARSYKQAVVAKYGSIDMENDYASPRDFHGHGTHVSSTAAGNYVKDVNFYGYASGTAHGVAPAARVAMYKVAWSNRPLQGADVLAAMEAAVKDGVDVLSLSISLAHSAWNPFFRDAIAQGAFQAVKAGVLVVCAAGNAGPARGILDNGAPWIFSIAASTIDRDYEAVVKLGDSSIIKAACFYTNEETSHYYISESALVYEKGEPSCHRSFHVKLKGAVLLCTSVSDSLIEDLKLLGVRALLLVLGTDSFSVYPNHTFLWCCLNPKMERR, from the coding sequence ATGGAATTAGGGAGCGTCTCTGTTGTGATTTCAGCACTGTGCATGGTTAGTTTTGTTGCAGGAAGCTTGGAGCctgcaaatttatttattatccATATGGATAATACTGAGATGCCAGAAGTATTCCGATCTCCCGCAGATTGGTACAAGTCCATAATTTCAACTGTAAAAGGCGATGAAGATGATATGCCCATCTACATCTATGACAGTGTGATGCATGGCTTCAGTGCCATGCTCACACAGAGTCAATTAGATGTGCTAGAGGAGATGCCAGGCCACCTAGCATCTTTCCCTAGTAAAGAGGGAATAATGCTCACTACGCGTTCGCCTGAGTTTCTGGGACTCAGACCTGACAAGGGCCTGTTGCCCGAGGCGCTGTTCGGGCAAGATGTAATCGTGGGCATATTAGACAGTGGGATTTGGCCAGAGACCGCAAGCTTTTATGACACAAATGTGGGACCAGTCCCCAGAAGATGGAGGGGAGGCTGCGAAAACACAGCAGACTTTCCGAGTTCTCTCTGCAACCGCAAGCTGATAGGAGCCCGCTCCTATAAACAAGCGGTGGTGGCCAAATATGGAAGTATCGACATGGAGAATGATTACGCCTCACCCAGAGACTTTCATGGGCATGGAACCCATGTTTCATCGACGGCGGCAGGTAACTATGTAAAAGATGTAAATTTCTACGGCTATGCTTCGGGTACTGCTCATGGCGTAGCTCCCGCGGCCCGAGTCGCCATGTACAAGGTTGCATGGTCAAATCGTCCTCTTCAGGGAGCTGATGTGCTGGCTGCAATGGAAGCCGCAGTTAAAGATGGAGTCGACGTTCTGTCTCTCTCAATTTCCTTGGCCCACTCGGCTTGGAATCCCTTTTTCCGTGACGCAATCGCCCAGGGAGCCTTCCAGGCTGTAAAGGCAGGCGTTCTGGTCGTCTGCGCCGCTGGCAACGCAGGCCCGGCACGGGGAATTCTAGACAACGGGGCGCCGTGGATCTTCAGCATCGCTGCGAGCACCATTGACAGAGATTACGAGGCTGTTGTCAAGCTGGGCGACAGCAGCATCATAAAAGCGGCATGCTTCTACACAAATGAGGAGACCTCTCACTATTATATTTCTGAGAGCGCTCTGGTTTATGAAAAGGGAGAACCATCATGCCACAGGAGCTTCCACGTGAAGCTCAAGGGAGCGGTGCTGTTGTGCACCAGTGTCAGCGATTCCCTGATAGAGGATTTGAAGCTACTCGGAGTCCGGGCCTTGTTATTGGTGTTGGGGACGGACAGTTTTTCGGTCTACCCTAACCACACTTTCCTCTGGTGTTGCTTAAACCCGAAGATGGAGCGGCGCTAG
- the LOC131077697 gene encoding subtilisin-like protease SBT1.6 codes for MGLTMKGVEAQPAPALARFSSRGPYLPSPHILKPDVTAPGVNILAASLPTIASGYAIDSGTSMACPHVAGLAVLLKAVHRNWSPGAIRSAIMTTSYTFTDDHHPIADQGYDGSAATPFDIGAGHVDPQKALDPGLVYNLTWEDYVSYLCTLYRLPEIRLIIGKPIDGCPSGLQLGYDALNYPSLTAIFQRNAATSSSATFTRQLTNVGEHISSYVAVVEVQKGLKVKVVPDALQFKYKLEVLEFKVTVEVEEVMGDTFVLYGDFSWKDEKGHVVKSPVTALFL; via the coding sequence ATGGGTTTGACGATGAAAGGCGTGGAAGCTCAACCTGCACCTGCTTTGGCGCGTTTTTCGTCTAGAGGGCCGTATCTACCAAGCCCACATATCCTCAAGCCTGATGTTACAGCGCCGGGTGTAAATATTCTAGCAGCCTCACTTCCCACTATCGCAAGCGGTTATGCTATCGACTCCGGAACATCCATGGCATGTCCCCATGTGGCTGGATTGGCCGTTTTACTGAAAGCTGTGCACAGGAACTGGAGTCCCGGGGCGATCAGGTCCGCAATCATGACCACTTCGTATACGTTCACGGATGACCACCACCCAATCGCCGACCAAGGCTACGATGGCAGCGCCGCAACGCCTTTTGATATTGGTGCAGGCCACGTTGATCCTCAGAAAGCTCTCGACCCCGGACTCGTCTACAACCTAACCTGGGAAGATTACGTCTCGTATCTGTGCACTCTCTACAGGCTTCCCGAAATTCGACTAATCATTGGAAAGCCTATTGATGGATGTCCGAGCGGCCTCCAGTTGGGCTATGATGCTCTCAACTATCCATCCCTGACAGCGATCTTCCAGAGGAATGCCGCCACCTCATCCTCTGCCACATTCACCAGACAACTGACAAACGTGGGAGAGCACATATCGTCTTATGTGGCGGTTGTGGAGGTTCAGAAGGGACTGAAAGTGAAAGTTGTTCCGGACGCTCTTCAATTCAAATACAAATTGGAGGTGCTCGAGTTTAAAGTAACAGTGGAAGTCGAAGAAGTTATGGGAGACACATTTGTGCTATACGGAGATTTTAGCTGGAAAGATGAGAAAGGACATGTTGTAAAGAGTCCTGTGACGGCACTGTTTCTGTAA